The Nostoc sp. UHCC 0926 genome segment CATCGAGCAAGGTAAGGCGCTATATGTCACCACAGATAGCAAAGCCACCAGCAAGACAACAGCGCGACTCCTACAAAAAGAAATTCCTGGTATTAGAATCCTGCTGGTTAACTCAGAAACCAGTGGCAATCCAGACGAAAAAAGGTTTTTGAAAAATCCCGATGCAGTATTAGCTTCAGGATTATATGACGTAATTATTTGTTCTCCCACAGTCGCCACCGGAGTCAGCATAGAAATTCCAGATAAAGTCGAGAAAGTCTATGGAATTTTCACCGGCGCATCATCCACCGACGCTGATATGTCCCAATCCTTAATTCGCGTGCGAGACAACGTAGACCGCATAGTTTGGTGTGCCAAACGTGGGACAAATTACTGTAAAGTTTCTCGCTCCAGTAATTATCTAGAAATTAAAGCCCAATTACAACAGAGAACAGATGCCACTGTTAGCTTAGTCCGTTCCAACCTCAGACCAGATATTGTTGAAGGGATTGCTAATTTCGATTGGCAATCAAACCCTCATGTTAATTTGTATGCCCGAATTAGTGCCGAGCAGAATTATTCGATGATGAATCTCTCTGATGCACTGCTAATTCGACTAAGACACGAAGGACATCAGATTACAATTGATAATCGAGAATCGGATAAAGCTGTCAAACTGTTACTAAAGTCAGCCAAAGACGAAATCAAACAAATTGAAGCCAAAGACATAGTAGCCGCCGCCGATTTAACTTACCCAGAAATTGCCCTGCTAGAATCAATTGAATCTGTCTCACCAGAAGACGCACTAGCAATTAGAAAATATTATCTGAAAGATTTCTACTGCCTAGACGAGCTAACTCTAGAAGATGTACTTTGGGACAAAGAAGGCCGACGACGCGGAGAACTGCTCAACTTAGAAGCGCAACTATACCCGGAATTAGGAGTTGACAGAACAGCCAAATCATTAGAGAAACAAGCTAATTGGAATCAAGCTGTTTGCCCGTGGGATATTTCCGGTACAGCACTGCGGCGTTCTATGCGAGAAGCATTTGGATTAAATGACTTTTTAGATCCAAACAAAGAATGGACTAAAGCTGATCTCAAACCCTACGCCGACAAGATTCGTCTCTATGCCTCAGAAATATTTCACCATCTCAAACTCACCATTAGCGACAAAATGAGTGATGTTCAGGTTGTGCATCAGATGTTATCGCAGTTGGGAATCAAAGCGGCTTTTCGCTGGTCGAGGTTTGAGCCGGGCTTTGAGAAGCAAAAAATTAAAGTCTATCGGCTTGAGCCTGAAACTTGGTCTAGCCTGATGTCCATATTAGCTAAACGTGCCGCACGACGCGAAAGGTTTCAAAATCTTGGAGAGTCTGATGGATCATCTATGTCTTTTAATACTCAAAATAATCTAGGAGATCCAGATCAACATCATGCCAAATCACTTGCAGAGAAACTAATTGGACATTTTGTGACAGTTCAGGGAGATGATAACCACTTAGAGGTACAGAGTTTGACATTAAACCTCTTGCTCCGATGCAGGAACTTGTCAAACAATACAGTGGTTTTGTTGCCGTTCACTGAACTTACACCAGTAAATAGGGACTGAAATTGTCATGAATCAGGTCTGCCTGCCTTATCATTGCTATAAGTCAATACAGTTTAGTTAGGGCTAAAACTCTTTGCCAAAGTCAATTTTTTTAACGAACCGCAAAGGACGCAAAGAGAAGAAAGAAATGCTTAACTAAACCGTATTGTGCTATAAGTATTTTGTCAAAAGCTTTGATGAGGACGGTTCTGAAAAATATGGTGGATGGGTTAAGTGATGTTTGGGTAAGAGTTGGGGAGTATCAAGCAAGTTATCAATTATTAAGGCTGCTTTATGTCTAATAAATCTATTGTAGAAGTGGAAAAGAGCGCTTTTCTATCCTGGCTAGGGGACATACTAAACATTCATTCATCTTCACCACATTGGTTACAGTTTTCTATTGTTATTGTATATTACATAATTCTTTACGCTTTTGCAGCTATTGGAGCAGTTATCCCCTACTTTTTTGACACAAATAAAAAGCAGGAAGATGGCGTATTAATTAAACGATTACAAAAACTATATCCCAATAAAACAGAACCATTTTATGCCTTGCTTGAACTGATGATAACTGTGTTTATTGGAGGCTTCGTAGGAATAATTTTAATTCAACCTACTACACCTCAACAAGCTTTTGCTTCTGGTTTAGGTTGGTTCGCAACAATAACAAGTTCTTTCGGTAGTAAAAATGAGGAAAAATGACTAATACTCTTGGACTTGTATTGACGCTCATAACAGTTATTATCCTTTTTATTTGGCTTTATTTACTTTCTCGAATTATTCTTGATATAAAGACAGTGGACGACAAGAAAAGTCCAACTTTATTGAAAAGAAGAATTAGATATTTTTGGAGCATGACTATTCTGGGAATAGTAGTATTTTTCTTTCTTTGGTTTTTTGCTACTCGCTACTCTCTAACTTTTGATAAGAATGAAGGGATTATATTCTTTAAAGTTGCACCTAATGCAGATTTCAGTGACCAAAATTTATCCAATGAAGATTTCAGATTTGCTATTTTGACATCTGCAAATTTTCAGGAGGCAGACCTTACTAACAGTAAGTTTAAAAAGGCTAACCTAAGTGGATCTCACTTTGAAAAGGCTATTCTTAAAGGATCTAATTTTGAAAAGGCTAACCTGAGTGGATCTCATCTTGAAGGAGCTAATCTTCAAGGAGCTAATCTTCGAGGAGCTAATCTTGAAGGAGTTAATCTTCAAGGAGTTAATCTTCAAGGAGTTAATCTTCAAGCAGCTAATCTTCAAGGAGTTAATCTTCAAGGAGTTAATCTTCAAGGAGTTAACCTTC includes the following:
- a CDS encoding plasmid replication protein, CyRepA1 family, translated to MKNLSSVLPSALNLLPVESLSEFASRIEREFLIGSAIAISLYTDNIRIVSDIEISAGGDVSTPIHDALNWKYTRFGHQAKPTLHAAIFFNEDGSPWQGKLSQPRTDTKKDKEQKYETPIGNGSRAYLPTVNRENRRLIANRYGVEVPPPGESFWDWLELHPEIPIIITEGGKKSLCLLSQGYVAIALYGINGGYRSKDLLGNPVKPYLISDIARFAVKGRKFTLAFDQDTNTLTQRRVNAATFRFSRLLTAAGSIVDIAIWDGQKGLCKGVDDLIVNTGVAAWSTALNQALSVAHWQLWQRLENRLTYEPSLKLTTADLSTLEIKDLPESGIIALNSGKGTGKTKFMAKTTAHSPKLLAPSHRIALIQNLCARADLDYRGDLDKVNGNFIKGGAYSFRIGFCVDSLLAIDPKKFAGCDLMIDEIVQVVRHLLTSSTCDKDGKRPALLARFAELIRVARRIIVADADLNNPTLNYLWELRENPDPIYLIYNDYQPKPYHITFIQAKDKSAVINELIQNARNIEQGKALYVTTDSKATSKTTARLLQKEIPGIRILLVNSETSGNPDEKRFLKNPDAVLASGLYDVIICSPTVATGVSIEIPDKVEKVYGIFTGASSTDADMSQSLIRVRDNVDRIVWCAKRGTNYCKVSRSSNYLEIKAQLQQRTDATVSLVRSNLRPDIVEGIANFDWQSNPHVNLYARISAEQNYSMMNLSDALLIRLRHEGHQITIDNRESDKAVKLLLKSAKDEIKQIEAKDIVAAADLTYPEIALLESIESVSPEDALAIRKYYLKDFYCLDELTLEDVLWDKEGRRRGELLNLEAQLYPELGVDRTAKSLEKQANWNQAVCPWDISGTALRRSMREAFGLNDFLDPNKEWTKADLKPYADKIRLYASEIFHHLKLTISDKMSDVQVVHQMLSQLGIKAAFRWSRFEPGFEKQKIKVYRLEPETWSSLMSILAKRAARRERFQNLGESDGSSMSFNTQNNLGDPDQHHAKSLAEKLIGHFVTVQGDDNHLEVQSLTLNLLLRCRNLSNNTVVLLPFTELTPVNRD
- a CDS encoding pentapeptide repeat-containing protein, with the protein product MTNTLGLVLTLITVIILFIWLYLLSRIILDIKTVDDKKSPTLLKRRIRYFWSMTILGIVVFFFLWFFATRYSLTFDKNEGIIFFKVAPNADFSDQNLSNEDFRFAILTSANFQEADLTNSKFKKANLSGSHFEKAILKGSNFEKANLSGSHLEGANLQGANLRGANLEGVNLQGVNLQGVNLQAANLQGVNLQGVNLQGVNLQGANLQGANFQGVNLQGVNLQGINLQGANLQGANLQGVNLQGINLQGANLQGANLQGSSLTTENLNLASTLCNTILPNGETSYRNCPNLKYTVGVYGLLNTTNAEKFIQVQNFLREQGYSVRGTLLEERPVWLSYNSKVFYYSSKSKGIANEIKQKVSAIVHQNIESQQNDLDSSVGVIRGQEEFFIYVHII